A window of Glycine soja cultivar W05 chromosome 2, ASM419377v2, whole genome shotgun sequence genomic DNA:
TTCTTGGTATGATTAAtagattttattactttttttctaCTTTCTCAACCTCACTTGGAGACACATAAGAACCCATTGATGTTCCATCTTTCATCTTAATCTCATTAAAAAGTGTGAGAAAATCAattagaaaatgacaaaaaattataattttttagatattATCTGTTAACaattattcaaattattttgtggGGTTTTAAGCACAACAACTTATTTAATTCCCTTATAATCAAATTATACATGTAAGTTTATTAAGTTATATTAGATTATTGTTTAACGgacttacaataaaaaaataataaaaataaattttatttttataggactcaaattaataaatttcaaaatctgATCTAATTTATCGTAGTCAATTAGTTAATTAGTTAGCACATTGGTTAACTATATTCTTGaacacgaaaaaaaaaatcattcatttatcaaattatctattaatgtatgaaaaaaaattcaaaaaaaaaaggacagaaACAAATTCACTTTTATACATGGAGCAATTGATATAGTAGCAAAAGCAAGATGCCTAAGtggattacaaaaaaaattttgaggacgtattttttaaattttacatgatctcaaacatatataaaaaaaaaaaaaaaatcggagTGTTATCTACAAGTACTAAAAAGCCCTTAAAAAACGGAGTAAggattacatttttttcttaattcttacATTCGAATATCAAAAAGTACGGAGATTTGTggaaacaacaacaaataaagttacagtaaaaaataaaaaacaaataatcaaattgTATAGTTCTAACTGATGTCCATTTGTGTAAGTAATCATgactttacttttttctttaaaaaaatctcaaaatgcaaattaatcaaggttttttaacttaaaataataagaCTCCTAAACTAAAAATTGTATAgttctatttatatataataattattttacattagtgTAAAATCATCGCCATCTATAatttttaggtgaaaaaaacCATTTGTTTTATAACGAATTTAGAATTATCCGATATTCTTCTTTAGTTTACTATCCGTTTCCTTGTTCGAAACCACACCAGAGTGAGGACAAAACACCTTGGGTCAGTCATCAGTGAATAAAGGATaagaaaagacaaaataaataataaaaaaaattacgatCAGTCCTTTGGTTTAATGGCACAGTTTGCATTTAtagggagagaaaaaaatagtatcgtattattaaaaagaaaatttgaaaatgaaagcaaaacttTGAAGTAATAAAGTTTGATTTTCATGTACACAACCTCTTTtgctttttcttcctttaaaaGCCACATTCGAGCATCTATCCTTCTCTCTCTTCCAACAAGTCGAAAGCTtccctcttttttcttctctttctgtttgttcTCTCCATAAAATTCCAGAATTTAAACTCTcacacaaaaaatcataaacacCCCAAAGTAGCAGTACGTGTTGCACTAGTAACATCTTTTTTATGGGAATATATGCTTTTTTTTCctgttgaataaaattaaacaagaagAGGGAGCAGATGCAATTCAGTTACCCTGACAGTTTTCAGATCACCACTTCTTTTTTTGGCTTTGTGTCTCAAATTCTTCACAAACATTCCCAGAACACtaggattcttttttttttttttctaaaaagaacCCTGAACTGAACCTCAAGTGCAACAAGGTACATatattgtgtgtgtgtatatatatatatatatgttgtttttTTGGATATTATAGTCTTCATCAATCAAAGTGGCTTTCTTagtaacatcaatttaaatacttgtttgtttttgttggttAAGGACTTATGCTGCTGAGAAACAGATCAAGAGCTGTGACGAAGCCAAGTTTGATGGGAGATCAGAGTTGCAAAAGAACAATCATCCCTTCTCTATTTTCACCAAAATTCCGAGACTTCACTGTGAAGTGTCTCTCAGCAGGAGCTGAGGCTTTGAGAAGCCCCACATCGATTCTTGAGACCAGAGCCTTATCATCCCCATTTGGGAGTCCTTTGTCACATGACAAGAAGATAGAAGCAGCTATTACCTCCCCAAGAATGCCCTCAGAAAACACACCCTTTTCCTCAAAACGCATTGGCCTTGCTCTTGTTGGTGCACTCAAAGATGAAACTTTTCCTCATAATTCAACTAAACCAAGCAGTGGAACTGTTCTTTTTGGAACTAAGCATAGAGTGAAAATTCCACCTTTGCCACTGCCACCACCTTCATTTGAATCCAAAACATGTGCTTCTGATTGTGCTGCCAAAACCAATGATTCGCAAAATTTTGCAACAGGTCTTATGACTTTGAGTGAGATGGAGCTTTCCGAGGAGTACACGTGTGTGATAGCACATGGACCTAATCCTAGAACAACACACATATTCGAAAATTGTATTGTGGAAAGTTACTGTTCCCTGCCCAATACCCCCAACTCTCCTTCACTCAATTTCCTTAGCTTCTGTCACACTTGCAAGAAGCACCTTGAGCAGACTAAGGACATTTTTATTTACAGGTATAAGCTAGCTCCATTTCCAAAAGTGATAGGTTTAAATGATTCATCaagtatgattttttatttttttattattctaattCATTTGGGTTGTGTTTTGTAGAGGAGAGAAAGCTTTCTGCAGCAAAGAATGTCGCCACCAAGAGATGGTGCAAGATGGAGCAAGAAATTCAGAATTTGACAGATACTAATGAGAATTTTTAACTTTCACCACGGCCTCAAAAGTGTTGCATTCTGATGAGGATAACCAGCTAGTCACAATTTTCCATTCTTGGTTAGGATTttctatataatattttgtcgTGACTAGcatattatattttacccttttgaagttttgtttttttggccTCTCCCGTGGAAATAGAGATAAGAGAGGATGAGGATGTAGAGTTCGTTTCAAGAAATGAGTAGTTTTTAGATTGCTTATGGTTTTCTCCCTTTGTTTTCGGCTGAAGCAGATGATGATATATGACTGAAAACAGtgcctctttttattttcttatctgagtagatgatgatgatgcatATAATTGTAAATGGGGAccaattcattatttttctcgAGAAGATTCCTCTCTTGCAagaattctattatttttattattatgatgcTGTTCACGCCCCTCGATTGAGAAAATTCCAGCAAATCATTcaatagtttataaaaaaaaatggcattgATAGAGAAATATACATTTGTTAAAAGTCCTTATCCTTACCTATTATTACTTCGTTTTCCTTATCAAAATGTTGAATATTAGGCTTCCATTAGAAAATTTGATACGTATAATAGGGGTATCCTGAAATATCAAACTTTTGGATAAAAGCAATTCTGTATTTCCGTCTcattttataagttattttgtgTATTTTAACTTATCTCAAAATATGTTACTTCTAGaaacataagaaaatattaactatttaat
This region includes:
- the LOC114389995 gene encoding FCS-Like Zinc finger 8-like; the encoded protein is MLLRNRSRAVTKPSLMGDQSCKRTIIPSLFSPKFRDFTVKCLSAGAEALRSPTSILETRALSSPFGSPLSHDKKIEAAITSPRMPSENTPFSSKRIGLALVGALKDETFPHNSTKPSSGTVLFGTKHRVKIPPLPLPPPSFESKTCASDCAAKTNDSQNFATGLMTLSEMELSEEYTCVIAHGPNPRTTHIFENCIVESYCSLPNTPNSPSLNFLSFCHTCKKHLEQTKDIFIYRGEKAFCSKECRHQEMVQDGARNSEFDRY